In the Fibrobacter sp. UWB5 genome, one interval contains:
- a CDS encoding tyrosine-type recombinase/integrase: MKSYSISQRYKYRGNLTWYGRIAEDGEFSYISLKTKRKSDAQEWLNMMNAARFMPEEIRRKLMPKDRGFDEALPKFLDSVAASKGDDSKTHLAYKYRLKTFREWLDANGIKTLMRFDAEQATNWAVWLSERYAPKSQHEMVRCTSQFCQWAAKIYDLGDYNPFRDVAFPKVPKRAKAFWTPDQIEKILDNAPDPEFRLFWSVMAFAGLRHAEACRFGPSCIQEDGKMRVVGKGDKEAFLPISDRLKAEIKRYGKLKDGMFATARFDHADRCNETLRIAVEAAGYKSDDATNHKWRHSFASNLIRSGVGPKIVQQLMRHEDVRQTLDTYSHLLQDDLEKALNKK; this comes from the coding sequence ATGAAAAGCTACAGCATATCGCAGCGGTACAAGTATCGCGGCAACCTTACATGGTACGGGAGAATCGCGGAGGATGGCGAGTTCTCCTACATAAGCCTTAAAACCAAGCGCAAGAGCGACGCACAGGAATGGCTGAACATGATGAACGCGGCCAGGTTCATGCCCGAGGAAATCCGCCGCAAGCTCATGCCGAAGGACAGGGGCTTCGACGAGGCGCTCCCGAAGTTCCTGGATTCCGTCGCGGCGTCCAAGGGCGACGACTCCAAGACTCACCTCGCTTACAAGTACCGACTCAAGACATTCAGGGAATGGCTTGACGCAAACGGCATCAAGACGCTCATGCGCTTCGATGCCGAACAGGCGACGAACTGGGCGGTGTGGCTGTCCGAAAGGTACGCGCCCAAGTCCCAGCACGAAATGGTGCGCTGCACAAGCCAGTTCTGCCAGTGGGCGGCTAAGATTTACGACCTGGGCGACTACAACCCGTTCCGCGACGTGGCGTTCCCCAAGGTTCCGAAACGCGCCAAGGCGTTCTGGACTCCCGACCAGATTGAAAAAATTCTCGACAACGCGCCCGACCCGGAATTTAGACTGTTCTGGTCGGTCATGGCTTTCGCTGGTTTGCGTCATGCGGAGGCTTGCCGATTTGGACCGTCGTGCATCCAGGAGGACGGAAAGATGCGCGTCGTCGGCAAAGGCGACAAGGAAGCGTTCCTCCCGATTAGCGACCGCCTCAAGGCGGAAATCAAGCGCTACGGCAAGCTGAAAGACGGCATGTTCGCGACAGCCCGTTTCGACCATGCGGACAGGTGCAACGAAACGCTGCGAATTGCAGTGGAAGCTGCGGGATATAAGAGCGACGATGCGACAAATCACAAGTGGAGACACTCTTTCGCCTCCAACCTTATCCGTTCCGGCGTTGGCCCGAAAATCGTCCAGCAGTTGATGCGCCATGAAGACGTGCGCCAGACTTTGGACACCTACAGTCACCTGCTGCAAGACGACCTGGAAAAGGCTCTCAACAAGAAATAA
- a CDS encoding glycogen synthase, whose amino-acid sequence MDILVVSPEAGNWRKTSPLATAVNRMTDAFASAGTKVLTCSPFFKNLMVDVGSYHCVYTGVEKLQNKPYEIWVSDKDPLHTYIYNEEYFGRPYVYSPPQSAPYADNHIRFAFLASAALAYAEETNFECDAILGHEWGGALAGALAKTTYKEYAGRIPFFFTVHNITYDFHIPASEIEKIGLPRKDYNMDGYEFWGKVSLLKVGILYATKVLFPSPGYRDAMLNTNLPGGISGFLNRNADKLIGVQFGVSYQVWDFNIQENLPIKEAKAKARARLQQNLGVDFDGKMVLYVHLDEEAGNTSETLATILSDIARLDIFIIVGISSLDNEWNYYKDFAQQYPDVMCVQDLECDDDNTQILRDTLAGSDVLFAANLREPSSSIILKAMAAGTLPLTGRTVGVSTMLTNYSLETAGEANAFLVDDANAPHQMLRCAKDAVNVYKTEVADWDKCVVNAYSGFHYEWCRTISKYLLIFGELGL is encoded by the coding sequence ATGGACATCCTCGTCGTAAGCCCCGAAGCCGGAAATTGGCGCAAAACCAGCCCTCTGGCAACCGCGGTCAACCGCATGACCGACGCTTTCGCAAGCGCCGGCACCAAGGTGCTTACCTGTTCGCCGTTCTTCAAGAACCTGATGGTCGACGTGGGCAGCTACCACTGCGTATATACCGGTGTCGAAAAGCTCCAGAACAAGCCCTATGAAATCTGGGTGTCCGACAAGGACCCTTTGCACACATATATTTACAATGAGGAATATTTCGGCAGACCCTACGTCTACAGTCCGCCGCAAAGCGCCCCGTATGCCGACAACCACATCCGGTTCGCATTCCTCGCCTCGGCAGCCCTCGCCTACGCCGAAGAAACAAATTTTGAATGTGACGCCATTCTGGGTCACGAATGGGGCGGCGCCCTCGCTGGGGCTCTCGCCAAGACGACTTACAAGGAATACGCCGGCAGAATCCCGTTCTTCTTTACCGTCCACAACATCACCTACGATTTCCATATTCCCGCAAGCGAGATTGAAAAAATCGGTCTTCCGCGCAAGGACTACAATATGGACGGTTACGAATTCTGGGGCAAAGTCAGCCTTCTGAAGGTGGGTATCCTGTATGCCACCAAGGTGCTGTTCCCCTCGCCCGGCTACCGCGACGCCATGCTCAACACCAACCTCCCCGGTGGAATCAGCGGATTCCTGAACCGTAACGCCGACAAGTTAATCGGCGTGCAGTTCGGTGTGAGCTACCAGGTTTGGGACTTCAACATCCAAGAAAACCTTCCCATCAAAGAAGCCAAGGCCAAGGCCCGCGCCCGACTGCAGCAGAATCTGGGCGTAGACTTCGATGGCAAGATGGTTCTCTACGTGCACCTCGACGAAGAAGCCGGAAACACTTCCGAAACCCTCGCCACGATTCTTTCGGACATCGCGCGCCTCGACATTTTCATCATCGTGGGCATTTCGTCTTTGGACAACGAATGGAACTACTACAAGGACTTCGCACAGCAGTACCCCGACGTCATGTGCGTCCAGGACCTTGAATGCGACGACGACAACACGCAGATTCTCCGCGACACGCTGGCCGGTTCCGACGTCCTGTTCGCCGCAAACCTCCGCGAACCATCGTCATCCATCATCTTGAAAGCCATGGCCGCAGGCACACTTCCCTTGACGGGCCGCACCGTGGGCGTTTCGACAATGCTCACCAACTATTCGCTTGAAACCGCTGGCGAAGCAAACGCCTTCTTAGTCGATGACGCCAACGCGCCGCACCAGATGTTACGTTGTGCTAAAGACGCCGTAAACGTTTACAAGACCGAAGTGGCCGACTGGGACAAGTGCGTGGTAAACGCCTACAGTGGATTCCACTACGAATGGTGCAGGACCATTTCCAAATACCTGCTCATTTTCGGCGAACTCGGCCTTTAA
- a CDS encoding outer membrane lipoprotein carrier protein LolA — MEKSKAWFKSGKAWNLDFRVQVFYAESPDIASQNGKLLVAEGDRFVLDMAGIKFYSDGESLWQHNVEQKQVLIKSVEDLSSSLHPSELLFKYLNCKAKEISEGEFNNQKLWVLKLDPSKYKGQFTQMEVWLSKKDFSPKRLYTVDPSGNGSWYNIINLSVVKSWKPEDFKYKPVKGVDEIDMR, encoded by the coding sequence ATGGAAAAATCCAAAGCTTGGTTCAAGTCGGGTAAGGCGTGGAACCTTGATTTTAGAGTGCAGGTGTTTTATGCGGAATCTCCGGATATCGCCTCGCAGAACGGAAAACTCTTGGTGGCCGAAGGGGACCGCTTTGTGCTGGATATGGCTGGAATCAAGTTCTATAGCGACGGCGAAAGCCTGTGGCAGCACAATGTGGAACAAAAACAGGTGCTGATCAAGTCGGTCGAAGATTTGTCAAGTTCGTTGCACCCTTCTGAACTTTTGTTCAAGTACCTGAATTGCAAGGCGAAAGAAATCTCGGAAGGCGAATTCAACAATCAAAAATTGTGGGTGCTGAAGTTGGACCCCTCCAAGTACAAGGGCCAGTTTACGCAGATGGAAGTCTGGCTTTCGAAAAAGGATTTTTCGCCCAAGCGCCTTTATACGGTGGACCCTTCCGGTAACGGCTCGTGGTACAATATTATAAACCTTTCGGTGGTCAAGTCCTGGAAGCCCGAAGACTTCAAGTACAAGCCGGTGAAAGGCGTAGACGAAATCGACATGCGGTAA
- a CDS encoding DNA replication/repair protein RecF: MISRIYIDGVRSLSGFEQEFGPGITVVHGPNGCGKTSILESVHLLAQGFSFRARDLKEMIAWNGDELILRAVFNDADRETKRAIRVGRRSTDVRENGESLKSPTAFFGNIPAVVMQPSDIELLRGAPEVRRHWLDEILCYRSQANASVLKRYRRILQQRNQWLRQYKREGFATGGDELLAVLTEQLVDLGAKLWAARIELSKEISPIITGYYRKLSGGVDEITCAYKSSILKELDALDGAEFLDDSELDKAAMAADKGSLYIASESGAAEDGSVDENALREAYRRKLAGLEFAEKIQGITLSGPHKDDLGVCIGDSEMRTCGSQGQCRCAAVAMRFAAVDVATRYLSKPILLLDDIFAELDVNRRDAVATLIREKACQVIIATPQLEELPFTAEASIELRT; this comes from the coding sequence GTGATTTCAAGGATCTATATAGACGGCGTACGCAGCTTGTCTGGCTTTGAACAAGAGTTTGGGCCGGGAATCACTGTGGTCCATGGGCCAAACGGTTGTGGCAAGACGTCTATATTGGAATCGGTGCATCTGCTTGCGCAAGGTTTTTCGTTTAGGGCGCGCGATTTAAAGGAAATGATTGCCTGGAACGGCGATGAATTGATTCTGCGCGCCGTTTTCAATGATGCAGACCGTGAAACGAAGCGCGCCATTCGCGTAGGCCGCCGTAGCACGGACGTGCGCGAAAACGGGGAAAGCCTTAAGTCTCCGACGGCGTTTTTTGGAAATATTCCGGCTGTGGTGATGCAGCCTTCGGATATTGAACTTTTGCGCGGGGCGCCCGAAGTACGCAGGCACTGGCTCGATGAAATTCTCTGTTACCGCTCGCAGGCAAATGCCTCGGTACTCAAGCGATACCGCCGCATATTGCAACAGCGTAACCAATGGCTGCGCCAGTACAAGCGCGAAGGCTTTGCCACCGGTGGCGATGAGCTGTTGGCGGTGCTTACGGAACAGCTGGTAGACTTGGGCGCCAAACTCTGGGCCGCACGCATTGAACTTTCTAAAGAGATCTCGCCGATTATTACCGGCTATTACCGCAAGCTTTCGGGCGGGGTAGACGAAATCACCTGCGCCTACAAAAGTTCGATTCTCAAGGAATTGGACGCCCTCGATGGCGCGGAATTCCTGGACGATTCCGAACTGGACAAGGCCGCGATGGCTGCCGATAAAGGCTCGCTCTATATCGCGTCGGAATCGGGTGCCGCCGAAGACGGCTCGGTTGACGAAAACGCCTTGCGCGAGGCTTACCGCCGTAAGCTTGCCGGCCTGGAATTTGCCGAGAAAATTCAGGGAATTACGCTCTCGGGCCCGCATAAAGATGACTTGGGCGTATGCATTGGCGATTCCGAAATGCGCACTTGCGGATCGCAAGGCCAGTGCCGCTGTGCCGCGGTCGCCATGCGTTTCGCCGCGGTCGATGTGGCGACCCGTTACCTGAGTAAACCGATTCTTTTGCTGGACGACATTTTTGCAGAACTCGACGTGAACCGCCGCGATGCGGTGGCGACTCTCATCCGTGAAAAAGCCTGCCAGGTGATTATCGCGACTCCGCAGCTAGAGGAATTGCCGTTTACTGCAGAAGCTAGTATAGAGCTTAGAACTTAG
- the mscL gene encoding large-conductance mechanosensitive channel protein MscL, with protein sequence MGIKGKASSLLEEFKAFAFKGNIVDMAIGVIIGGAFGKIVTSFVNDIVMPCVTAIIAMGGGKDAGEGLKALAFTTAEGVTIPYGSFIGGIIDFLIVAIVVFIVMKKFLGFMQNMRKQEAEAPAAPPAPPEPSAEEKLLTEIRDLLKK encoded by the coding sequence ATGGGAATCAAAGGTAAAGCATCGTCCCTGCTCGAAGAATTCAAAGCCTTCGCGTTCAAGGGTAACATCGTCGATATGGCTATCGGTGTGATCATCGGTGGTGCATTCGGCAAAATCGTCACTTCCTTCGTTAACGACATCGTTATGCCGTGCGTTACCGCCATTATCGCCATGGGCGGCGGCAAGGATGCTGGCGAAGGCCTCAAGGCTCTCGCATTCACGACGGCCGAAGGCGTGACCATTCCTTACGGAAGCTTCATTGGCGGCATCATCGACTTCCTCATTGTCGCCATCGTGGTGTTCATCGTCATGAAGAAGTTCCTCGGCTTCATGCAGAACATGCGTAAGCAGGAAGCAGAAGCCCCGGCCGCTCCTCCGGCACCTCCTGAACCGTCTGCCGAAGAAAAGCTCCTCACCGAAATCCGTGACTTGCTGAAGAAGTAA
- a CDS encoding DMT family transporter, giving the protein MSWFVLALLSAFFLGCYDLAKKKSVQDNAVRVTLFFCSAFYALFMSPLLLTGHCESLPLQSHVYLFGKAAIVGGSWILTYNALAHLPLSIATTIRALAPVFTIFIAVTFMGERPFALQWIGVAICICSYVGLSLAGRKEMGRFFSNGWVICMVLGTLLAACSGVYDKFILQRMNFDPLTVQVWFSIYMALWQFAICAVTWFPTRHKTTPFKFRWSMVLVAVLLIVADRCYFVAVSDPDALISIITVFRRSSVLISFFAGLLLFKERKSKMKFVALLGVILGICLIALGK; this is encoded by the coding sequence ATGTCGTGGTTCGTTTTAGCTTTACTTTCGGCGTTCTTTTTGGGGTGTTATGACCTCGCCAAGAAAAAGTCGGTTCAGGACAATGCCGTCCGTGTGACGCTGTTCTTTTGCAGTGCTTTTTACGCCCTCTTTATGAGTCCGCTCCTTTTGACAGGGCATTGCGAATCCTTGCCTTTGCAAAGTCATGTTTACTTGTTCGGGAAGGCGGCCATTGTGGGCGGCAGCTGGATTTTGACTTATAACGCGCTGGCCCATTTGCCCTTGAGTATCGCGACAACGATTCGCGCGCTTGCGCCCGTATTTACGATTTTTATTGCCGTGACTTTTATGGGCGAACGCCCCTTTGCGCTCCAGTGGATAGGTGTTGCCATTTGTATCTGCTCTTATGTGGGCTTAAGCCTTGCGGGTCGTAAAGAAATGGGGCGTTTCTTCAGCAACGGCTGGGTAATCTGCATGGTGCTGGGTACGCTCTTGGCGGCTTGTAGCGGCGTGTACGACAAGTTCATTCTGCAGCGCATGAACTTTGACCCGCTTACGGTTCAGGTGTGGTTCAGCATTTACATGGCTCTCTGGCAGTTTGCCATTTGCGCGGTCACCTGGTTTCCGACGCGGCACAAAACGACTCCCTTTAAATTCCGCTGGTCCATGGTCTTGGTGGCGGTACTCCTGATTGTGGCGGACCGCTGCTATTTTGTGGCAGTGAGTGACCCTGACGCCTTGATTTCGATTATTACGGTGTTCCGCCGCTCTAGCGTGCTGATTTCGTTCTTTGCTGGTTTACTACTTTTCAAGGAACGCAAGAGCAAGATGAAGTTTGTCGCCCTGCTCGGCGTGATTTTGGGTATTTGTCTAATCGCTCTCGGTAAGTAA
- the coaE gene encoding dephospho-CoA kinase (Dephospho-CoA kinase (CoaE) performs the final step in coenzyme A biosynthesis.) has protein sequence MIGITGTIGAGKSLVGRILRDRKIRVIDADVAVHHLYRDDKNLRAAIAKEFGEDMLTEKGVSRTRMANLVFSDSTARKRLESLVYPALTQYLLRANPAFVEAALFENVPELVAELDEIWVVSAARDVRKNRLIENRGFSEDDAERRIELQAAKEREDEWIRLFPGKKIRFIDNSGDEAQLQNAIKNIL, from the coding sequence ATGATTGGTATTACAGGTACAATTGGTGCAGGAAAGTCGCTGGTCGGTCGCATTTTGCGCGACCGTAAAATCCGTGTGATTGACGCGGATGTGGCGGTGCATCACTTGTACCGTGACGACAAGAATCTTCGAGCGGCGATTGCCAAGGAATTCGGCGAGGACATGCTGACCGAAAAGGGCGTGAGCCGCACGCGCATGGCGAATTTGGTCTTTAGCGATTCGACGGCAAGAAAGCGCTTGGAATCGTTAGTGTACCCGGCGCTGACTCAGTACCTGCTCCGTGCGAATCCGGCTTTTGTCGAGGCGGCCTTGTTCGAGAATGTTCCCGAATTGGTGGCCGAACTCGATGAAATTTGGGTGGTGAGTGCTGCCCGGGATGTCCGCAAGAACCGCCTGATTGAAAATCGCGGCTTTAGCGAAGACGATGCGGAACGCCGTATTGAATTGCAAGCCGCCAAAGAAAGGGAAGACGAATGGATTCGCCTTTTCCCGGGCAAGAAAATCCGCTTTATAGACAATTCCGGCGACGAAGCGCAATTGCAGAATGCAATTAAAAATATATTGTAA
- a CDS encoding glycoside hydrolase family 9 protein, with translation MEFRKILSPMLAITALSASSLFAATAYHNQVGFLTKAQKQMAVVGAEGKEIVFKTSSGTEVLKVTAPEAQVWIPAGDTAASLVDFSEIQTEGKYQAYIDDEPIGHPITIGDKALEEAAKASIKFFYFQRASTALEEEYAGIYARAAGHLDTAVKYHPSTGKTDTEATFNGSKGWYDAGDYGKYIVNSGISTYTLLQLYQQNKEYYDTLKLNIPESSNEVPDLLDEIRWNLDWMLTMQDDDGGVFHKLTTKQFAGTIMPEKGTAQRFAIGKGIEASWDFAAVVALASEIYKPYDPEFAQKCIDAAQKARLWALTHPYEIFEQPSDVSTGSYTGSVEWASKLWTNIEMYRVSGDTSVVSIIKSLPINNKKAVLQSWQNNYMLGIFTIATNPDAFEAEMVDSATSIITTMADSYIKSLDNNGYGVALAKGDFYWGSNGVAANKGMILIHAYILTKEEKYLNAAQSIVDYILGRNPLDKSYLTGYGVNPTMNPHHRPSQADGIDAPVPGMIAGGPNASATDCAKKYNDANAVARSYYDNSCSYATNEVAINWNAPFAYVIGSLQAIAATGKSYDIKTPVSAKYELTSIPAARNRIKAAPQASSKRLVLRGKKVQVEYTDRNGIKSYFSIGGKKVR, from the coding sequence ATGGAGTTCAGAAAAATTCTTTCCCCCATGCTTGCGATTACGGCACTGAGCGCAAGCAGCCTGTTCGCTGCAACGGCCTACCACAACCAGGTCGGTTTCTTGACCAAAGCTCAAAAGCAAATGGCCGTCGTTGGCGCCGAAGGCAAAGAAATCGTTTTCAAGACCTCTAGCGGCACCGAAGTCTTAAAAGTGACGGCCCCCGAGGCCCAAGTCTGGATTCCTGCAGGCGATACCGCCGCCTCCCTGGTCGATTTCTCTGAAATCCAGACCGAAGGCAAGTACCAAGCCTATATCGATGACGAACCAATCGGCCACCCCATTACCATTGGCGACAAGGCCCTCGAAGAAGCCGCCAAGGCATCTATCAAGTTCTTCTATTTCCAGCGCGCCTCTACCGCTCTTGAAGAAGAATACGCCGGCATTTACGCCCGCGCCGCAGGCCACCTCGATACCGCCGTCAAGTACCACCCCTCTACCGGCAAGACCGACACCGAAGCAACCTTTAACGGTTCCAAGGGCTGGTACGATGCTGGCGACTACGGCAAGTACATCGTGAACTCCGGCATTTCTACCTACACGCTCCTTCAGCTTTACCAGCAGAACAAGGAATACTACGACACCCTCAAACTGAACATTCCCGAAAGCAGCAACGAAGTCCCCGACCTTCTGGACGAAATCCGTTGGAATTTGGACTGGATGCTCACCATGCAGGACGATGACGGTGGCGTATTCCACAAGCTCACCACCAAGCAGTTCGCCGGAACCATCATGCCCGAAAAGGGAACCGCCCAGCGTTTTGCAATCGGCAAGGGAATCGAAGCTTCTTGGGATTTCGCAGCCGTAGTCGCACTCGCTTCCGAAATCTACAAGCCGTACGATCCCGAATTCGCCCAGAAGTGCATTGACGCCGCCCAGAAGGCTCGCCTTTGGGCTTTGACTCACCCCTACGAAATTTTCGAACAGCCGAGCGACGTGAGTACGGGTAGCTACACCGGCTCTGTCGAATGGGCATCCAAGCTTTGGACCAACATCGAAATGTACCGCGTCAGTGGCGACACCTCTGTAGTGAGCATTATCAAGTCCCTTCCGATCAACAACAAGAAGGCCGTTCTCCAAAGCTGGCAGAACAACTACATGCTAGGCATTTTCACCATCGCTACCAATCCCGATGCCTTTGAAGCCGAAATGGTCGACTCCGCCACCTCCATCATCACCACGATGGCCGATAGCTATATCAAGTCCCTCGATAACAACGGCTACGGCGTAGCCCTTGCCAAGGGAGACTTCTACTGGGGTTCCAACGGTGTCGCCGCCAACAAGGGTATGATTCTCATTCACGCCTACATCTTGACGAAGGAAGAAAAGTACCTGAATGCAGCACAGAGCATTGTGGACTACATTTTGGGCCGCAACCCGCTTGACAAGTCTTACCTTACCGGCTACGGCGTCAACCCGACCATGAATCCTCACCACCGCCCGAGCCAGGCCGACGGTATCGACGCCCCCGTTCCGGGTATGATTGCCGGTGGCCCGAACGCCTCTGCTACGGACTGCGCCAAAAAATACAACGACGCCAACGCCGTCGCAAGATCCTATTACGACAACTCTTGTAGCTACGCCACCAACGAAGTCGCCATCAACTGGAACGCACCCTTCGCCTACGTGATCGGCAGCCTCCAGGCAATCGCAGCCACCGGAAAGTCCTACGACATCAAGACTCCGGTTTCGGCCAAGTACGAACTTACCTCTATTCCGGCAGCCCGCAACCGAATCAAGGCCGCTCCGCAGGCAAGCAGCAAGCGCCTCGTTCTCCGCGGCAAGAAGGTTCAGGTGGAATACACCGACAGAAACGGAATCAAGAGCTACTTCAGCATCGGCGGCAAAAAGGTCCGCTAA
- a CDS encoding class I SAM-dependent RNA methyltransferase: MIYELRIEKMVQGGEGMARLPDGRVCFVQGALAGELCQVEILQNKKDFTRGRVIKITEKSVDRAEPRCPLYGKCGGCSLQHLESSAQAACSALVERENFRRIARIELPEDFKIHTGPAWGYRNRARVVIARAKNGKVSYGFRMQKSNGIIPFANCPVLTPALNDFLKQNASRIYEEFVRNSKRPPKNFELDVNVFDNGAGKVSYYYKGMPAADFEKNAVSVVEIAGKKIRSDASVFFQSNLSLLPELVIAVQNAVDEGIASGEASDAWLIDLFSGVGFFAAILKDKFKKVTTVERDDGCLTHARVNLNGGVTGGTPVPINIENVSAPAEDWLAENVVDVPATLIVDPPRTGLPPTALEAIAKSSVNRLIYVSCDPVTLARDFAKFREAGFALKKAEGFAFYPQTPHLEMLFVLSR; the protein is encoded by the coding sequence GTGATTTATGAGCTCCGTATAGAAAAGATGGTGCAGGGCGGCGAAGGAATGGCCCGCCTGCCTGATGGACGCGTGTGTTTTGTGCAAGGTGCGCTTGCGGGCGAACTTTGTCAAGTGGAAATCTTGCAGAATAAGAAGGATTTTACGCGGGGTCGGGTGATTAAAATCACGGAAAAGAGTGTAGACCGCGCGGAGCCGAGATGCCCGCTTTATGGCAAGTGCGGCGGGTGCAGCCTGCAACATCTGGAAAGTTCTGCACAGGCCGCTTGCTCGGCGCTTGTGGAACGCGAAAACTTCAGGCGAATTGCCCGCATTGAATTGCCGGAAGATTTCAAGATTCATACGGGGCCTGCGTGGGGTTATAGAAACCGCGCCCGTGTGGTGATTGCCCGCGCTAAAAATGGCAAGGTCAGCTACGGATTCCGCATGCAGAAAAGCAACGGAATCATCCCGTTTGCAAACTGCCCGGTGCTGACTCCTGCACTCAATGATTTCTTGAAACAAAACGCTTCGCGAATCTATGAAGAATTTGTTCGTAATTCCAAGCGTCCGCCCAAGAATTTTGAACTGGACGTGAATGTGTTCGATAACGGGGCAGGCAAGGTCAGCTATTATTACAAGGGAATGCCTGCCGCCGATTTCGAAAAGAATGCCGTGAGTGTCGTCGAAATTGCGGGCAAGAAAATCCGCTCGGACGCCTCGGTGTTTTTCCAGAGCAATTTGTCGCTCTTGCCGGAACTTGTGATTGCCGTGCAAAATGCGGTTGACGAAGGCATTGCGAGCGGTGAGGCGAGTGATGCATGGCTAATCGACTTGTTCAGCGGAGTCGGATTCTTTGCGGCGATTCTGAAGGACAAGTTTAAAAAGGTGACGACCGTAGAACGTGACGATGGCTGTTTGACGCATGCCCGCGTGAATTTGAACGGGGGCGTTACGGGGGGAACCCCCGTCCCCATCAACATAGAGAATGTGTCTGCCCCCGCAGAAGATTGGCTTGCCGAGAACGTGGTGGACGTGCCGGCAACCTTGATTGTAGACCCTCCGCGGACGGGGCTTCCGCCGACGGCGCTAGAGGCCATTGCAAAAAGTTCCGTGAACCGCCTGATTTACGTTTCTTGCGACCCGGTGACACTTGCGAGGGACTTTGCGAAGTTCCGGGAAGCCGGTTTTGCCCTGAAAAAGGCCGAAGGGTTCGCCTTTTACCCGCAGACACCCCATTTAGAAATGTTGTTTGTGCTTTCGAGATAG